TCTACGCAAGTGCCCTTGCCAGTGTTCACTTGTTAAATAAAGGTTTTCTAGTATCTTTGAAAGCGTGGATGCCGTTTTTTGTGCCTTGCTCGATAAACGCAGGTCGTTTTGAAGTCTAAGCCATGACGCGTCGGTGAACTGTCAATGGAGGGAAATGCCCCCCTGCTGCCCTAAGCTGTGGCTTCGACAACACCGGAGTTTTTATCTGAGGAACGCTGTGCGCGAGTCAATGGGAAGCCTGTTAGCATCTTCCTACGGGTACACAAAGTagcaggagacgcagaaacaaACGCTGAAGTAGGGCAGCTCGTAAAAAGCTGTCGAGCGACCGGAATAGCGCGATTATTTCATTCGCTCTTCGGATGTGCTCCTGCAAGTCACGGGTTCATGCCCTTTGCTGACGCATGATAAACCGGAACGCGTGCTGGCGTCAGCACAGCGCCTGAGCTTACTTTCCAGTAGAACTTCCTGTTAGCTCGTCCAACGTTTACCAGGCCCGTACTCAACGCTAGTGACCCAGGCTGCGACTTTGTTGTAGAAATGTGGTGTCGGGACGTATGTGTGTTAGGAGTCGGATTCACCCTTGGTAAAAAGCCTACTCCCATTGTCGGCAAAGCCGCCTGCTTCCCGTATTGGCAGCCCCGAGTGAGCAGTTTCCCTGCACCTTGTGTGTGCTCCAATAAATGCCCATTCGGTAGCTTCTGTATGCGCTGTCTGAATTTGGGACACGCGGCGGTCACGGTCCTCGGAACGCTGTTCTACTTATTGTGGCACACTTTTGAAACGAGCGCGTCTACCCACCGCTCTGGTTTGCGCAGAGAACAGAGTGACAAGTCCACGAGTTCACCAAAGACGCTCTAGTGCTACCGAGCAGCTAAGGCCAGCAGGGAGGGAAACACACGAACACAGGCTTACGTAGTCTGCTGTTAGGCTGAAGGTACGAGTATCAACAGCTCATAGTTTTCTTGGCTGTGAGGCGCTCGCAGTGGCCACTGCTCTCAGTCACTATTACCGCGTGCAGAGTGCCTAGGGAACTATTGCTGCCTTTCGAGAGTGTTCGCGATAAGTTACTCGTCAAGGGCGCCTCGAAGCAGCCGAAGGCAGAATTCCGCTGGCATGGTTGCATGCGCTTCCCTGGAGAAAACccttgcatgcgcgtgtcACCGGTTGACACTGTCGAGCAAGAGTTCCTTCTTGCAGAGACCCTCTTGGTGTGTGGAAAAGTGATGTGCGTACTTTACTGAAGGACATTGTCCTTCTGAGGTGATTAACAGCTGGGGCGATCTCGGACCCCCTGGTAGCGTGTTGCCTTGGCGTTACGATCGCGTTCGCTGTCTTCAGGGGCCTGCCTCACAATCTGTCCGATAGTAatctgctgtctctctgcagtcGTCGTTTACCTGTTTCCCTGTTTGGCTCCACAGTCCCAAGAGACGAAGAGTTTCTGCCTGCATGGGGGGatttctttttttccagaCTGTGTCCCTCGGTGGTGGTGGGCAACGGCCAGAGTTCCGGTGCTGGCTGCAGCAGATCCGACTCGTCTCCGCTGTGTTTCAAGCGGCAAAGCGCCACGGGACCATCTCCTGTCGTCTTTCCCGCGTCTAAGATGGCAAGTTGCGTtcgctccgcagcgccggggACACACTGCGtgtcgcgccttctccaggAGTCTGTCACTGGCTCTGTTTCCCAGACTTTTCGCTCGCTTGCTCGGTGGCCCCATCCGCGCACAGCCAcccgctccctccgcgcaTGCTGCGCATCAGTCCGTCAGCCCGATGAATTTGTGGCATGCAGTTCTAACCAGCTGATGCGGCGGTCGAGTGTGGCGCCTGAACCGAGGGGTGTGCAGGATGCTGGCAGGGAAGCCAGGCTTGGGGAGCGGCATCCGCCTCAGGGGGGGAATGTGCCtcaggcagacgcgcgcgcggcactgagcggcgctctgcgccgctcagtgccgcgcgcgcgtcatCCAGTTTCCAGTTCGCACACCAGTGTCTTCATGGCCCTTGGGGACCACAGCTCTGCCGGCAGTGAGGCAGGGCATTCGCAGCCCTGTTCCCCTGCGCGTGCGTTGCCTCGGAAAGCGGCGCAGTCCAGCTCTTCCTCTCAGATCCTGCGTAGGCAACTGCCTTGGAGACGGGGTTGTCTTTCCGGCGGACCTGGGGGCTTTCTTGGGACGCTGCATTTCCCGGCCTCACCTGCCCTACGTTTCTTTACGAGCGATGCCAAGAAGGGCGGAATGAAGGCGCCCAAGAAGAGCGCTCCAGAGGCACCCGAGAAGAAAGACTCCAAGCAGGCTGGGAAAAAGAAGTCACACATTCAGTCAGAAGGCCCAGGGAATTTGGATGGGACTCCACAGTCTGCGTGCAAGGCGAGACTTGTCATTTCGAATGGCTGGACTGGATCTGCCGCGCCTCAGTCCTTGACTGCAGCGGAACAGTGGGAGCCCTCGTCGCTGACCTTGAAACAGCATCAGCAGGTCGTCATGTGGAAGAAGGCCAGAACGTGCATCTTGTGTCAGGTAAGATTCTATCTGGCCAAGCTGCTGCACAGCTTGGCACCCCGGTGTTGATACAGGCGGCAAGACGGAGTGCATGTACGCTTTACTACTGTAAGCCCCATTACACGGATACCGCAGCGCTTTCGTGTGTTTGTCACAATCCCCATACTGGCCTCGGGCCGTCAGGGAGCAACGCTAGGCAGCCGGGGCCTGAACAGACCTTTGTCGTTTTGCAAGGAGTGGTATCCGGGGATAGAAATTTGTTTGACACGGCAACCAAGATGTGACTTAacccgccgcgtccgcaggaCGAGCCAGTGAAGCTGGTATGccaaagtaccagaagccatgtgatctatatagtataacggtacattagaccgaacctgcgatagataaatatatcttggatgattgtatattagcggctaaatgtcaatcaaacagatataaaatagtgaatggttctgtaaagatctcgcataacatacctttagatttgcttagcattatagagcaGCAGCAGTTTTGTCCTTTAGCGCCAGAGGTGTTAGAATCATCAAAAACAGAACAGGTATCCATTTCCGGTGAAAACTGGGGACAGTCACCTCTGCAGATACGCCTCCGGTGGAGGGGCCAGCATTTATTTAAAGCTAGACGCATAAGCAACCCGTAATTCGGGTTTCCCTGACACATGTAGAGGGCGGGCGGCAGGCCCCTCATACCAGGAATATATATGGTATAGTGTCTATGTGTATGCATCCCTGGGACCTGAATGCGTTCAGAAAGAGGTTCAAGGAGGGAGTGTCGAGAAGCTCGAGACGGCGTGCGAGAAGGCTTGGCGGTTCATCTCAGGCTACTCCAGAAACGCGCACGTCTGTCCGATTCTTCCGTGAGTCTCGGAATCAGGTCTTCCGCGTTGAAGTGCCGGAGACCGCCTCGCGGTCTGCTGCGGTTGCATTCAACGTGTCAAACAGGATTGTTGTACTGTCAAGACGTTGTGGGGCGcccaggcgaagcagcgcgtTGCTACGCGAAGAGTAGCCGTGGCTGCTTCCGGAAAATAGTCCTCTGGTGCAGCGCTTTCGATGCCTATTGTAGAGATACAGTGTCTGGTGCACGGTCTTCGACGCAGAATGCCCGCAGTGAACGGCTGCGATTTTACGCCAGGTAACGAAGCTTTGTTCCAGCCGTGTAAACCTTGCGTTTCGGATGGACTCCACAAATATGTTGGGCACGGTTCTTGCACCTCGGTACCACCAGTTGGGTAAAGACGCAGGATCCCTTCCTGTTTTCTGTATTCAGGCAGATGCGAATCATGCGGTACGGTGAGCTCCCCTTGCGCGAGCGAGCCAAATTCGACGCTAAGCTCCGCCGGGAATGAGGCTGGAGAGTGTCGGAACATCACAGCTGAATGCACGCCTATGCATACATAAAAATGTATGCGTGTGTCCAAAAGGTGAAGGCTGTTTGCCTCGCGGAAGCGTGATTCCGGAGAGATCTCCGAGAAGAAGTGTTGATCCCGGGCTGTTGGGCCTGGGCGTGCATGTGTAAAATGTCTTCGTAGTCCGATCCACGGGCCTCCTCTCGTTCTGCTATCTCATTTGAAAAGCGGTTGGTCACAAGAGAAAGCAGTTTCAAATCCCCCAAACGTTCGCTTCTCTGTGTGCTGAACGACTACTCGATTCTCAGCTGAAGTCTTCGTCTCTCATTCTTGTTGCTCACTGTGGGAGCGTCAGCGCGGGCGTACACGCGTAGGGGATTGGTGACTAGTGAGCTCTACCAAAATAGCGCACTCCTTTCTCTCGTGGAAACATGTAGaagggcagcgacgcgagatCAGGTGGTGCACACAAATGCCCAGGAGAGCAGGATAGTTCAGAGCGCCGCGTTCCTGTTTCAGTCACGGAGGGAGACGGCCATCTAAGGAGTCCTTTAGCCGAGCCGGTCATTTTGCGGAGCGTCTAGTTCGTTATTGACAGTCAGTGTATGCTAAGTACGGTTTGGGGCGGTATCCCCAGCGGAACTATTCTGAAGCGAATCACTCCACGCAAGACAGGAAAAAAAAGTAGAAGTAGCACATGACAAACGATTTCGTTTTGTTACACTGCAAGTGGGGGAACGAGACAGATACCAATCCTCCCTCAGATTTTCTCGAATGCCATTGCAAACATGAACCTGCACAACGGCTCCCGCACAAATGCCCGAAGCACCGGAAAATAAAAGAAGCCGCGCTgctccagcagccgcaggccgtGTCTTTCCCCAATCTCCTGTAGCTCCTCAGGTTTTAGAAATTTCTGCCAGTCATGTGTCCCCTGCATTTCGGTACACAAGCCAAGACAGCAGAGCAGACGCAAGCACTGTCCAGTCAGTTCGCGGGCACTGAACCAGGTGGGCGTCCATCGGCATGGTTCTCGCCGGTTCTCCTTTCCTGTGTGCCTTCGGTGTAAAACAAGACTTCGGTGATCAATGAGTTGATTTCTGGCCCGAAAGCATCTGCGCGTCGATCACGAGGGTGTCTGAAGACGCTCGAGATGACGAGCTGACGAAACAACGTGCTGTACACACAGCTGatttgtctctctcttcaccCCCAGATGCCTTCTGTGGAACCTACAGCAAGTTGGCACGTCAACTTGAGGCTACTTCCGGCCCTCACGTCGAAGAGAGAGTAAACAATCCTCACCTTTGGAACAAGGCCGCAGATGTGCTCCGCTGTAACGATGGAGGCTAGGTAATTCTCTGGCGTCCTGTTCAGAGTCGACAGAACGAACATGCCTCCAGGAGCGAGCGCCTTTCGCGCCGCAGTTGCAATAACGTTCTCAACGCCAGTCAAACCACCCTCAACATGCTCAAGCATCTCAGAGCAGACGACGACGTCAAAGAGGCTTCGCGGCGGGTTGGGAAAGCGGCTGTCGGGGAGGCTCCTGCGAAAGAATAACGCACAGCCTCGAAAGACGCTGGGTCCAGCCAGTCAATACTGCGCCCATGCACACGAGTTGATTTGCCCCCTGAAATCAGTCTTCCCTGCGTTGTTCGTAGAATAACCCGTACGGCTTGCATAGACGCCACAACACGGGTACAAAGCAGCCGCGCCTACGTCTAGGAAAGTCAGGTTTTGTTTGatccgcgtctgcgttcgTTCTTAGTTACGTCGCCCGGGGCAACTGCCAATTCAAGCGGCATCTTCACCCTCGCTTGAAATCACCGCTACCCTGGATGAACAGTCGGCCCCCTTCAGTTAACAGTGCGTAGACCACATGTGCGTGtgcaggcagcgcctcgagttGTCGAGTACCGACATCCCAGCAGTGCGATTTCTGAGGCAGTGCTGTCTAAGTGGTATGAATCACGCTTTCGGACGCCATTTTACCTCACCGCGCCAGGAAGAGGCCTGCGGCTCTGGAAAAATCGCCGCTTACACAGACAGGGGCTCTGAATCTGCTCGCACGGCCAGGGGATCCTGGGAGTTTGAAAGAAAGTGCCCGATTCATCGTTAACATCCACACAAATGCACGCTTTACCCACGCCTTGTACAGCGGCACTCGGCAGATTCTAGAAACTTACGTGGGCGCCTGTGCTGCAGAGCCACTGCAAAACTCCTCGAGGGAACCGTGGAAGTACCGCTGCCTGTCTCTGACATCCGCGGCGTAGGGGCCTGGTCAAGCGAGAGGAAACCAGACAAGCCCATAGTCAGGGGGGATACGCGGCGTTCCGAAAGCAGTTGCCGGTACAAAGATTCGTCATAAACCTCCGAAAGCTATCCTTCAAAGATACACCCGTTCGCACGCACACTCGTAGACACTGCTGCTTTGCACGCGGCCACGAAGTCCCTGGTGAGTGTTGTCAAGAATTTGAGGCGAGATAGGGTGGGTACCGTACCCCGAGGGAAACGCACGCACTGGGCATCTCCCGTCTCGCGCTCAGCTCAACGGAATCTGTTTTGGGCTTACCTTTCGTGCGTCTGGATTCCGCAACGCGGACAGCGTCTGGTGAAGCATCAACCCCTGTAACAAAAGCGCCTTCCCTCGCCATGACCTCAGCCAAGATGCCTCCACCACAGCCGACATCAAGGATTCTGATTCCCTTCAACACTCCATGAGTGTCCTTCGCTTgtggcgcagaagcggcttctttctctccaTTCTGCACCCCTCGATGACGCAGAATTTCTTGAAAAAGGCAGATCTTCTGAAGATTATCTTTGATGAAGCCCACCCTGTGTGGATTGTAGTCGTGCAGAGCAGCGAACAGGCCATTAAGGTCCCACCATTCACCACTCAAGTCGTCGAAGTGCCGAACCTCACTTGGGCTCACAGTTGACGCAGATGAGAAGGCAAAGTCTGTCTGCCGGCAAGTAGAGTCATCTTGAGCTCTTTTTCCTGTGGCGCCTTCCCGCGTGACGTGGTCCTTAGCCGCCGTAGAGAGAAGGCGTGCGCCTGAGAATAGAACAGAACACGATCGCTCAGTCAACCTCTCTTCTAACGGCATTCCCGAGTCAGCAGAAAGTCCAAAAGGCAGGCAGTGCGCATGCttggcgcggctgcgctcggTAGCTGTAGGTGTCCTGAAGACGGAAGTGACTTTGCGTACCGTGGGCCGAAGAAGCCGTCGAACTTTGGAGCAGCGCCCGGCAagaacagagagaggaactAAAGGTCGACTCGCAATCATTCAAAAGAACTCGAAGTCCACCGCGTTGACTCGGACAACAGTGCGAGAGCAACCAGCTATTCCTCTTTCGCTGTTCACGAGAAAACCTGCATAGCGACCTCGGCTgaagcgacgacggcgtGGTCCGCAAAAGCGCACCAACTATCCGGACTGCCATCTCAACGAAGGAACGATTGCTGACGCAATGTCAACTGTGTAGAAAGGAATACCCAGCACTGCAACAAGGTACGTGATGATACCGTGACCTACTACTTGTCAGGCTGCGGGAACAGAGCTGAGGAAAAGTGACCCCTTGGCTGGCCGTTGCATTCGGGAATTGATGGACGTGGACGCATCAAGCAGCAAGATTTGCGTGCGTCCTTCGAAGGCACACTAGCGTAGCTTGGAAGTGGCGCGCACCTGCAGAAAGAGAATACGGTATCCCAGTTTCTGTGGACGGGATTCTCTCTGTCAGGGGGTTGTGTCGAACGCGTGCGCTGGTGGCCGAATCAACGGTACAAGAGAAGTACATTCAACTTCAAAAGAGCTGTCCCCTTTCGCGTGGGCGAATCAAAAATGTGCACCGGCAATCCTCCTGAAAAATTGGGGACAGAACGCGAGAACTGAGCTCCCGCCGATGCCGTTGGTAATACGAGTCGGTCAGGAGACAGGTGTTCATGCGACAAGCAGTCGCTGTTATGTAACATTATTCTTTCGTCGTTGTGGCGCGCTCGTCCTCCCGCCTCCATAACACGCAAGAGCCATTGACTACCCCGTGCGCGCCGAGAACTAAAAGGTACTTGAATTTTGACTCCCCTTTTCGTCAATAGTGTCCTCCACTTTTCGTTGCAATGGTGGCCATGCAGCTTGAGCGGGTTGTACCGCCCCAGgccgcgtgcatgcacacCGTTCCACGGGATAGCTGATGATACATCCTCAGGCACGCTGGTCGTGGAACGAAGTACCACGTACAAGTCGTTTTTCTGCCAGGACCTGCCAGCATGCAGTTTAAGTTATAGCCTAGCCAAAGGCAGCTCCagtgctgctggcgctctaCTGCATTGAAGCGAGCAGCCAAGGGTGCCAAGCGACACCCGGCTTGCTCAGTGCGCCAGACTGTTTGATCGGTGCACATGTCAGGGTCCACACGGAAAAGAGGTCTTGAGTCCTCTTCAGCCTCAATAGGCAAAACTGCAGTGGAGTTCCAAAGAAGAATTCAAGGCATCCTACAGTGAAATATTTGGGTCATACCGAATTTACCGGCCGCAGCGTTTGTTTCTTGCATcaggcagacgacgctgATACGCGCGGCCCTCCGAGAGTTACCAGTTGGCTGCTGTTGCGCTGTCTACTGCATAGTGCACACAGAACTATTCAGGGCCCCTCTTGCGGGTCGCTCCGTCGTACTGTAGAACAGAATAGTACTCCAGGCCGCAAGCTGACCGCTTAGAGCCTGGATCTGCCCTTTTCGCGTCATCCCGGCTCCTCCGCATCCCCTCGAGCTCTCTTTTACAGTGGCCGGGTTCAGCAAAATGCTGACGTCTCGCGTCCCCTCTCCGTAGTAGAGGAATAAACACAAGCATAGACTCGTCCCGACAACACTTTAGCAAGAAGGGGCATGTGTTGCTAGTACACAACATTCCATTCCGCGGGCGCACCGCACTTGAGCACAGCAAGGATGAACCTACAATTTAAAGCATGGAGAAACAGGATCTGTTTGTGCCGCCGGTGCAAGCAGTGACGTAAGATGGGCAGGATGTGGGATGCTCCGCTAGCATGTGCTGATACTGTCTCCGTGCAAGCCTGCAGAGCTTCATAAATTGTACTCTAAGGCCGCAGTGTGGAATTCAGTGTTCTAGCATTGGTCAGCAGTTCACTGTCATTGTTGCCTCTGGGTGGTGGTTCAGGGCTTCCCGTTGGACTCTCAGAGGGAAAATACGGCTCTCGACGTGCAGCATCGCTGTGGTCAAGCGCTGCTCAATTTTTGAGCCACTTCTTTTGTTGCTCTGCATGTCAGTCACGCTGTGTTTGTCTGTGAACTGTTTTAAAGGCGGTTTCGACGGCTCGGGTGCCTCTTTCCTCTTTTCCCTGTTATGTGTTGCTACTGGCTGTGTGTTAATGCGGCAGTGCCTTGGTGTCAACTTAAGACGATGCCAACATGAGAAGCCCTGCGTAATTTGTTAGTGTTGGCCAATTATATCGTTTCAGTTCTTTGGCAATTTGTGTGTGTCAGTTTGCAGTCATTGGTTTGGCTTTCCTTTGGCCGTGTAGAGGTTTTTGCAGCCAATCGCACGCAAAAACGCCTCGCACACTGATATTCTTGAAATCGTATCGACCTAGGCTTGTCTCGCAGGCAGTATTCTCTTGATATTTTTTTTGTAATTCGCACAATGGAAGCGGTGACTACAAAGATGCACTGGGAGATAGTGACTTACACCTGGGAAGTCAAAGACTTCCTCGACCTACGAGAAATGGCCCAGAACGAACGTGAGATTGACAACACTCTGCAGTGccgactgccgcggcgaaaTCGACCCGTCTCGCGAGGAGAATGACGGCACGCGTGTGTGCATGGTTTGTTTGCAGTAACTGACGGATGCACCCGCCTGGAAAGCACAACATTTCACGACTTCGCGTTATGGCTTTTTCCAAACGGACAGAAGCAGCATAGCTCCGTTAACAGTATCGATATATCTCTTATGTATCGAGGTTCCAAGGATTTTGTCGTAGCGAAGTGGTCAGCCTGTTTTCTTGATGAGGAAGACCAGCCAGGTAAATCGAGCACGCAGTAAAAGTACTCCGTTTTCCTGTGCCCCCGAGATAATCTACTGGCTTTGAGAGCAAACGGTCAATGGTGTTTCGCATGTATCTCCTCCTTTGTCCTGCCAgttccgcggacgcgcttaGGCGACCCCCTAAAAAAGTATTTCAGAGGTGGAGACG
This DNA window, taken from Besnoitia besnoiti strain Bb-Ger1 chromosome III, whole genome shotgun sequence, encodes the following:
- a CDS encoding hypothetical protein (encoded by transcript BESB_049700); amino-acid sequence: MASCVRSAAPGTHCVSRLLQESVTGSVSQTFRSLARWPHPRTATRSLRACCASVRQPDEFVACSSNQLMRRSSVAPEPRGVQDAGREARLGERHPPQGGNVPQADARAALSGALRRSVPRARHPVSSSHTSVFMALGDHSSAGSEAGHSQPCSPARALPRKAAQSSSSSQILRRQLPWRRGCLSGGPGGFLGTLHFPASPALRFFTSDAKKGGMKAPKKSAPEAPEKKDSKQAGKKKSHIQSEGPGNLDGTPQSACKARLVISNGWTGSAAPQSLTAAEQWEPSSLTLKQHQQVVMWKKARTCILCQKEVQGGSVEKLETACEKAWRFISGYSRNAHVCPILPQMRIMRYGELPLRERAKFDAKLRRE
- a CDS encoding 3-demethylubiquinone-9 3-O-methyltransferase (encoded by transcript BESB_049710), which encodes MAVRIVGARLLSTAAKDHVTREGATGKRAQDDSTCRQTDFAFSSASTVSPSEVRHFDDLSGEWWDLNGLFAALHDYNPHRVGFIKDNLQKICLFQEILRHRGVQNGEKEAASAPQAKDTHGVLKGIRILDVGCGGGILAEVMAREGAFVTGVDASPDAVRVAESRRTKGPYAADVRDRQRYFHGSLEEFCSGSAAQAPTSLPDSRFPNPPRSLFDVVVCSEMLEHVEGGLTGVENVIATAARKALAPGGMFVLSTLNRTPENYLASIVTAEHICGLVPKGTHDWQKFLKPEELQEIGERHGLRLLEQRGFFYFPVLRAFVREPLCRFMFAMAFEKI